The segment GATGTAAATGATATAAAGGGAACGAAAAATCGCATACACAACAATCGGAACTGTATACACCATATAAGGAGTTCCTAAACTTTTTGCCGTATCGGGACTGACAGTATACATCACATAACTCACAAGAGTTAAGGTTGCCACAACAGCCATCATCAAATCTAAAAATTCAATGGAGTATTCTTCCAAAATTTTTCTATGTTTGCCAGCATCCGTTTTTAGGATATTGATTTCACCTCTCCGTTTGGAAAATCCCCAAAAGAGTGCGAGCATAAAGGTACAAAGTAATAACCAATGCGAAAATTCAACACCAATGACGATGGCACCAGCAATGGCCCGAAGTACAAACCCGATTGAAATACTCATCACATCTAAGATCACAATGTGTTTTAAAACCTTGCTATACAACATATTGAATAATAGATAAAAGATGGTTAAATAAAAGAATACAGGTGAAAGTTTGTAAGAACCAATCAAAGCGATTGGCAAAATAACGCCTGTTATTGCAAGAGCTATTCCAGAATCCAAATCCCCACTGGCAAGAGGACGGTGTTTTTTTTCAGGGTGTTTTGCATCTTCCTTTTGGTCTAAAAAATCGTTAAAGACATATTGGCAACTTGCAACAAGTGAAAAAAACAAAAATGCCAAACATACCTTTGTGAATGAAGGTACATCAAAAATTCGTTTTGAAAAAATTAATCCAGCAAACAGGATGATGTTTTTGATCCACTGTG is part of the Leptospira levettii genome and harbors:
- a CDS encoding decaprenyl-phosphate phosphoribosyltransferase, producing MIFLYIKLMRIPQWIKNIILFAGLIFSKRIFDVPSFTKVCLAFLFFSLVASCQYVFNDFLDQKEDAKHPEKKHRPLASGDLDSGIALAITGVILPIALIGSYKLSPVFFYLTIFYLLFNMLYSKVLKHIVILDVMSISIGFVLRAIAGAIVIGVEFSHWLLLCTFMLALFWGFSKRRGEINILKTDAGKHRKILEEYSIEFLDLMMAVVATLTLVSYVMYTVSPDTAKSLGTPYMVYTVPIVVYAIFRSLYIIYIKNMGHNPTRAILTDVSVLVSGVIWLVLILFLMFGNISSHLPVYQ